The Halorubrum salinarum genome segment TCGTGTGTTCATGAGCGGGTGAGTGCTGCCAACACGTCTGTCTGTGTTGTGAGGTACAACGGGTACGGAACAGCAAGCACGCCGACCGCGACGGCTGCGGCCAGCGCATACAGGATGATACCGGGTGTGAGTGTCGCCAGCGTCGTAACACCGACAAACTCCGCGATAGCGACGTTCAGACCAACAACTCCGACACTCCCGAGAGCAACACCAAGCAGCCCGCCAAGCACGGCAACAGTAACCGTCTCCGTAATGACAACCAGGACCCGAGCCCGTGCCGAGAAGCCGACAGCGCCGAGGATAGCGATCTCTTGACGGCTCGCAGTTAGCTCTAAGCCCATCATTGTCGCGACGAACGCGACCCCAATCCCC includes the following:
- a CDS encoding FtsX-like permease family protein, translated to MVISPAVATELNVTQQDELTLGGSTRTGTVSHVTDTNLDAGVGEVPAVVMPLAELQTLTGQTSSDTADQILVSTTDPSVHSLLTDIYPGTSVVSRVGLTGAETSATSLPLAMALAATVVAGGIGVAFVATMMGLELTASRQEIAILGAVGFSARARVLVVITETVTVAVLGGLLGVALGSVGVVGLNVAIAEFVGVTTLATLTPGIILYALAAAVAVGVLAVPYPLYLTTQTDVLAALTRS